The Streptomyces sp. NBC_01244 genome contains a region encoding:
- a CDS encoding DUF3558 domain-containing protein: protein MQRKTVRVRGVLPAIAMLTALAAGLTACTDGGAGIGTDSDAKPGANAGTGAQPGKYRSLPMPCKAADPKKVKAMLPAADGLAPEALEALYAGVADASYDADRRVGCRWTSQTPAETRLLSVGFERVVSYDRATTSDDDKARQVYGRKLTAANLPIPGPSASPTPTPSGSGSGSGSGAPTPGAPGATPSTSAGTSPGASTSPGASASPSTSPSAPPELGSRALEGLGDEAFLEDKLAAAGATAAQARTVRIVFRTSNVIVTVEYSIQPALPGTVPPSGETQDRARQLAQALVERFDD, encoded by the coding sequence GTGCAGCGCAAGACGGTACGAGTACGTGGAGTCCTGCCAGCCATCGCGATGCTCACCGCCCTCGCGGCCGGCCTCACCGCCTGCACCGACGGCGGCGCCGGAATCGGAACCGACAGCGACGCGAAGCCCGGTGCGAACGCCGGTACGGGTGCGCAGCCCGGCAAGTACCGCAGCCTGCCCATGCCCTGCAAGGCCGCCGATCCCAAGAAGGTCAAGGCCATGCTCCCGGCCGCCGACGGCCTCGCCCCCGAGGCCCTCGAAGCGCTCTACGCCGGGGTCGCGGACGCCTCGTACGACGCCGACCGGCGCGTCGGCTGCCGCTGGACCTCGCAGACGCCGGCCGAGACCCGGCTGCTGTCGGTGGGCTTCGAGCGCGTGGTCTCGTACGACCGGGCCACCACGAGCGACGACGACAAGGCGCGGCAGGTCTACGGCCGCAAGCTCACCGCCGCCAACCTGCCCATCCCTGGGCCGTCGGCGAGCCCGACGCCGACCCCGTCCGGGTCCGGGTCCGGGTCCGGGTCCGGGGCCCCGACACCCGGGGCCCCCGGTGCGACGCCGAGTACGAGCGCCGGCACCAGCCCCGGTGCGAGCACGAGCCCCGGTGCGTCCGCCAGCCCCTCCACCAGCCCGTCCGCCCCGCCCGAGCTCGGCTCCCGCGCCCTCGAAGGGCTCGGCGACGAGGCCTTCCTCGAGGACAAGCTCGCCGCGGCCGGGGCCACCGCCGCGCAGGCGCGCACGGTCCGCATTGTGTTCCGTACCTCGAATGTCATCGTCACCGTGGAGTACAGCATCCAGCCCGCGCTCCCCGGCACGGTCCCGCCCAGCGGTGAAACCCAGGACAGGGCACGGCAGTTGGCGCAGGCCCTCGTGGAGCGGTTCGACGACTAG
- a CDS encoding DUF3558 family protein, protein MHRSASRLTRVLACAAVPVILTVAGCSSDSGEKSGAGSGKKSGASSSAEPSAKPSKEALEKAVYATLPEPCKAVAAKTIETIVPKAKDANGTAAKSNDLTSRATCTWNGLDEAGLKGSQYRWLSISLVRYDSLASVGTGSKRAEDEYAKQVEKAKAVEGAENVKPEEAGGIGDQATSVTFTTKKDGDFFNTSVIARAHNVVITLDYNGTAYEGAAAPDQAKLLQDAIAATKETVASVAAANEAKQPEQSAQPEQSASASPSSSPSPSNS, encoded by the coding sequence ATGCACCGATCAGCCTCGCGCCTCACCCGCGTCCTCGCCTGCGCAGCCGTCCCGGTGATCCTCACGGTCGCCGGCTGCTCGTCCGACTCGGGCGAGAAGTCGGGCGCCGGCAGCGGCAAGAAGTCCGGAGCGTCCTCGTCCGCCGAGCCGAGCGCCAAGCCCTCCAAGGAGGCGCTGGAGAAGGCCGTGTACGCCACGCTGCCGGAGCCGTGCAAGGCGGTCGCCGCGAAGACCATCGAGACGATCGTCCCGAAGGCGAAGGACGCCAACGGCACCGCCGCCAAGTCCAACGACCTCACCAGCCGTGCCACCTGCACCTGGAACGGTCTGGACGAGGCCGGTCTGAAGGGCTCGCAGTACCGCTGGCTCTCGATCTCCCTGGTCCGCTACGACTCCCTCGCCTCCGTCGGCACCGGCAGCAAGCGCGCCGAGGACGAGTACGCGAAGCAGGTCGAGAAGGCGAAGGCCGTCGAGGGCGCGGAGAACGTGAAGCCGGAGGAGGCGGGCGGCATCGGCGACCAGGCCACCTCGGTCACCTTCACCACCAAGAAGGACGGCGACTTCTTCAACACGTCGGTCATCGCCCGCGCGCACAACGTCGTCATCACCCTGGACTACAACGGCACGGCCTACGAGGGCGCGGCCGCCCCGGACCAGGCCAAGCTGCTCCAGGACGCCATCGCGGCGACGAAGGAGACCGTCGCCTCGGTCGCGGCCGCCAACGAGGCGAAGCAGCCGGAACAGTCGGCCCAGCCGGAGCAGTCGGCCTCCGCTTCGCCCTCGTCTTCGCCCTCTCCCTCGAACTCCTAG